From one Acidobacteriota bacterium genomic stretch:
- the rpmD gene encoding 50S ribosomal protein L30 — MAKAKQQAGGARPAARVKVRQIRSAIGFNRNQGIVLQSMGLRRIGHTVELADTPETRGMIHKVRHLVEVVD, encoded by the coding sequence ATGGCGAAGGCGAAGCAGCAGGCGGGCGGCGCCAGGCCGGCCGCGCGCGTGAAGGTCAGGCAGATTCGCAGCGCGATCGGGTTCAACCGGAACCAGGGCATCGTGCTGCAGAGCATGGGGCTGCGCCGGATCGGGCACACGGTGGAACTCGCCGACACGCCCGAGACGCGCGGCATGATCCACAAGGTGCGTCATCTGGTGGAAGTGGTGGACTAA
- the rplO gene encoding 50S ribosomal protein L15 codes for MDLSNLGPAKGAKRSKKRVGRGQGSGHGKTAARGHKGAQSRSGYKRKRGFEGGQMPLHRRIPKRGFHNIFRDEYAVVNLDTLAEQFDAGTEITVDLLREQGLVRKGAKRIKVLGRGDIAKALTVRAHKFSGKAAEKIAAAGGKAEVLA; via the coding sequence ATGGATCTGAGCAATCTCGGCCCCGCGAAGGGCGCCAAGCGTTCGAAGAAGCGGGTGGGACGCGGCCAGGGCTCCGGCCACGGCAAGACGGCCGCGCGCGGCCACAAGGGGGCGCAGTCGCGCTCGGGCTACAAGCGGAAGCGCGGGTTCGAAGGCGGCCAGATGCCGCTGCACCGCCGCATTCCGAAGCGCGGCTTCCACAACATCTTCCGCGATGAGTACGCGGTGGTGAACCTCGATACGCTCGCCGAGCAGTTCGACGCGGGCACCGAGATTACCGTGGACCTGCTGCGCGAGCAGGGGCTCGTGCGGAAGGGCGCGAAGCGGATCAAGGTGCTCGGGCGCGGGGACATCGCGAAGGCGCTGACGGTGCGGGCGCACAAGTTCAGCGGCAAGGCGGCGGAGAAGATCGCC